One window of the Lytechinus variegatus isolate NC3 chromosome 3, Lvar_3.0, whole genome shotgun sequence genome contains the following:
- the LOC121412002 gene encoding 3-galactosyl-N-acetylglucosaminide 4-alpha-L-fucosyltransferase FUT3-like, which yields MSPKRLLLYVITSWCILALCWISYHCHKIRGSSSGSDRSHARLVGKEKCTKLLRDYRDILRIMQERGAHEREQEGYKSELKICVDKSAPLMIQPNTSSSEDGGQQKLIDTKLVIREAHPRPHCVKQVKIWGTEHLQRGIEPCPGLACGINLVIDANYETLKDSDAVLLLPRTPWNWTRILSHKHKGQKFIFYSHESPLNTQKGVLPPKDYLYSAYDYIMSYRFRESHLYASFAYYDTSKPSISSNETRNWAAGRKRQVAWLSSNCKSIYLHWNRTGFVKELSKYLDVGMYGKCGEQGACPPRVDDFSETCNGVLRQFKFYLALENCACRDYITEKLWNNAFKNDLVPIVFGPTRADYEAVVPPDSFIHVEDFETIQDLADFVTILDQNDHLYNKFFEWKKQGSVEVTNESWLFMPQNMCQVVSRLLDDEKAARTGKINKPILPNWKEWWPQSCRNISGFPIKIRR from the coding sequence ATGTCCCCCAAGCGTCTCTTACTCTATGTCATTACATCTTGGTGTATCTTAGCATTGTGCTGGATCTCCTACCATTGCCATAAGATCAGAGGATCCTCCAGTGGAAGTGATAGATCACATGCTCGTCTTGTTGGCAAAGAGAAATGTACTAAGCTCCTTCGGGATTACAGAGATATTTTGAGGATAATGCAAGAGAGGGGAGCACATGAAAGGGAACAAGAAGGGTATAAATCTGAGCTCAAAATTTGTGTAGACAAATCGGCCCCTTTGATGATCCAACCGAATACCAGTTCTTCAGAAGACGGTggtcaacaaaagttgattgaCACCAAACTTGTGATTCGTGAAGCTCATCCTAGACCTCATTGTGTTAAACAAGTCAAAATTTGGGGAACGGAACACCTACAACGTGGAATCGAGCCCTGTCCAGGACTAGCATGCGGAATCAATTTGGTGATCGACGCGAATTATGAGACATTAAAAGATAGTGATGCCGTCTTGCTCTTACCGAGGACACCCTGGAATTGGACTAGAATATTGAGTCATAAACATAAAGGacaaaaattcatattttactcCCACGAAAGTCCACTAAATACACAAAAAGGAGTCCTTCCACCCAAAGACTATCTCTACAGCGCTTATGATTACATAATGTCATACCGTTTCAGGGAATCCCACTTATATGCCAGCTTTGCTTACTATGACACCAGTAAACCATCGATTAGTTCAAACGAAACAAGGAATTGGGCTGCTGGTCGGAAGCGACAGGTCGCATGGTTGTCCTCTAACTGTAAGTCCATCTATCTGCACTGGAATAGGACTGGGTTTGTCAAAGAGCTGTCCAAATATCTTGACGTGGGCATGTACGGCAAGTGCGGGGAGCAAGGAGCTTGTCCTCCACGTGTGGATGACTTTTCCGAAACATGCAATGGTGTACTACGACAGTTCAAGTTCTATCTCGCTTTAGAAAACTGCGCTTGTAGAGACTACATCACCGAAAAACTATGGAATAATGCCTTCAAAAACGACCTAGTCCCTATTGTGTTTGGACCTACTCGAGCGGACTACGAGGCGGTCGTTCCGCCGGATTCATTCATCCATGTCGAGGACTTCGAAACTATCCAAGATCTTGCGGACTTTGTAACCATTCTTGATCAAAATGACCATCTCTACAATAAGTTCTTTGAATGGAAGAAACAAGGATCAGTCGAAGTAACAAACGAATCATGGCTTTTTATGCCCCAGAATATGTGCCAGGTCGTCAGTAGACTATTAGATGACGAAAAAGCAGCAAGAACGGGAAAGATCAACAAACCAATCCTGCCGAATTGGAAAGAATGGTGGCCTCAGTCTTGTCGCAACATTTCAGGGTTTCCCATCAAGATACGTAGGTGA
- the LOC121410726 gene encoding uncharacterized protein LOC121410726 isoform X3, which translates to MANPTEREREKAVAICSSASKSNIKALITMVSNTKNTTVKFIQLPYNDLDSFRLSSEGLDGVILCHSINNRRFAITDVMDALYDKFLPHVKQVFGKDNVCVIAHDFPWPMGPRADDHARTKGSYMDGFRRKQFTTFECSKLAIISGQLETQIDMDEEDLEQFQEFINQCWTHPEPNNYVKLTDVLFYTIGGGMFAYVISRFLPAEGASPPSQSSAPSRGIAGFVLRLVRCPFKIMLSIVKLIPSWAISNNASQSLWALFKRDVLVKTIEMPRSSLGIFGLVPWISLMPFRLVFYSSKFVTTLVMRCSWDLSKYCLVTAGAYVMIPVTAKLCSMAVDRNPTQGRDRIVSDGENRNNWSVAPWRKLPFLFWRHVFDLITQIVFNKSNNG; encoded by the exons atggCAAATCCAAccgaaagagagagagaaaaggctGTAGCCATCTGTTCGTCAGCATCGAAGTCCAATATCAAGGCTCTCATTACAATGGTTTCTAATACGAAAAACACAACAGTCAAATTCATTCAGCTACCATACAATGATCTAGACAGCTTTCGGCTTTCAAGTGAAGGACTTGATGGTGTGATCCTTTGTCATTCGATCAACAATCGTCGTTTTGCAATCACAGACGTCATGGATGCACTCTATGACAAGTTCTTGCCTCATGTCAAACAAGTTTTCG GAAAAGACAACGTCTGTGTTATTGCACATGACTTTCCATGGCCAATGGGACCAAGAGCCGATGATCATGCGAGGACCAAAGGATCCTACATGGATGGCTTCCGGAGGAAACAATTCACAACCTTCGAGTGTTCCAAACTGGCCATCATCAGTGGTCAGCTGGAAACTCAGATAGACATGGATGAAGAGGATTTGGAACAGTTTCAAGAATTCATCAATCAATGTTGGACCCATCCTGAACCCAACAATTATGTTAAGTTGACAGATGTCTTGTTCTATACCATAGGGGGTGGAATGTTTGCATATGTAATATCCCGGTTTCTCCCTGCTGAAGGAGCTTCTCCTCCTTCACAGAGCAGTGCTCCATCTAGAGGAATAGCAGGTTTTGTTCTAAGGCTTGTTCGTTGTCCTTTCAAGATCATGTTAAGCATCGTTAAGTTGATTCCTTCATGGGCAATTTCTAATAATGCAAGTCAGTCTCTCTGGGCTTTATTCAAGCGGGATGTTCTCGTGAAAACCATTGAGATGCCCAGGTCCTCCTTGGGTATCTTCGGTCTAGTCCCTTGGATTTCTCTCATGCCATTTCGACTGGTTTTCTATTCATCTAAGTTTGTCACCACCTTGGTCATGAGATGTTCCTGGGacctttcaaaatattgtttggTAACAGCAGGTGCATACGTGATGATACCTGTGACAGCCAAACTGTGCTCCATGGCGGTAGATCGAAACCCAACACAAGGAAGAGACAGGATTGTGTCAGATGGTGAGAACCGTAATAATTGGTCTGTGGCACCCTGGCGAAAATTACCATTCTTATTTTGGCGTCATGTTTTTGATCTGATCACTCAGATTGTCTTCAATAAGTCCAATAACGGTTAA
- the LOC121410726 gene encoding uncharacterized protein LOC121410726 isoform X2 has product MDQKMANPTEREREKAVAICSSASKSNIKALITMVSNTKNTTVKFIQLPYNDLDSFRLSSEGLDGVILCHSINNRRFAITDVMDALYDKFLPHVKQVFGKDNVCVIAHDFPWPMGPRADDHARTKGSYMDGFRRKQFTTFECSKLAIISGQLETQIDMDEEDLEQFQEFINQCWTHPEPNNYVKLTDVLFYTIGGGMFAYVISRFLPAEGASPPSQSSAPSRGIAGFVLRLVRCPFKIMLSIVKLIPSWAISNNASQSLWALFKRDVLVKTIEMPRSSLGIFGLVPWISLMPFRLVFYSSKFVTTLVMRCSWDLSKYCLVTAGAYVMIPVTAKLCSMAVDRNPTQGRDRIVSDGENRNNWSVAPWRKLPFLFWRHVFDLITQIVFNKSNNG; this is encoded by the exons ATGGACCAG aaaatggCAAATCCAAccgaaagagagagagaaaaggctGTAGCCATCTGTTCGTCAGCATCGAAGTCCAATATCAAGGCTCTCATTACAATGGTTTCTAATACGAAAAACACAACAGTCAAATTCATTCAGCTACCATACAATGATCTAGACAGCTTTCGGCTTTCAAGTGAAGGACTTGATGGTGTGATCCTTTGTCATTCGATCAACAATCGTCGTTTTGCAATCACAGACGTCATGGATGCACTCTATGACAAGTTCTTGCCTCATGTCAAACAAGTTTTCG GAAAAGACAACGTCTGTGTTATTGCACATGACTTTCCATGGCCAATGGGACCAAGAGCCGATGATCATGCGAGGACCAAAGGATCCTACATGGATGGCTTCCGGAGGAAACAATTCACAACCTTCGAGTGTTCCAAACTGGCCATCATCAGTGGTCAGCTGGAAACTCAGATAGACATGGATGAAGAGGATTTGGAACAGTTTCAAGAATTCATCAATCAATGTTGGACCCATCCTGAACCCAACAATTATGTTAAGTTGACAGATGTCTTGTTCTATACCATAGGGGGTGGAATGTTTGCATATGTAATATCCCGGTTTCTCCCTGCTGAAGGAGCTTCTCCTCCTTCACAGAGCAGTGCTCCATCTAGAGGAATAGCAGGTTTTGTTCTAAGGCTTGTTCGTTGTCCTTTCAAGATCATGTTAAGCATCGTTAAGTTGATTCCTTCATGGGCAATTTCTAATAATGCAAGTCAGTCTCTCTGGGCTTTATTCAAGCGGGATGTTCTCGTGAAAACCATTGAGATGCCCAGGTCCTCCTTGGGTATCTTCGGTCTAGTCCCTTGGATTTCTCTCATGCCATTTCGACTGGTTTTCTATTCATCTAAGTTTGTCACCACCTTGGTCATGAGATGTTCCTGGGacctttcaaaatattgtttggTAACAGCAGGTGCATACGTGATGATACCTGTGACAGCCAAACTGTGCTCCATGGCGGTAGATCGAAACCCAACACAAGGAAGAGACAGGATTGTGTCAGATGGTGAGAACCGTAATAATTGGTCTGTGGCACCCTGGCGAAAATTACCATTCTTATTTTGGCGTCATGTTTTTGATCTGATCACTCAGATTGTCTTCAATAAGTCCAATAACGGTTAA
- the LOC121410726 gene encoding uncharacterized protein LOC121410726 isoform X1, protein MCRLLADSKEVILVEDMDQKMANPTEREREKAVAICSSASKSNIKALITMVSNTKNTTVKFIQLPYNDLDSFRLSSEGLDGVILCHSINNRRFAITDVMDALYDKFLPHVKQVFGKDNVCVIAHDFPWPMGPRADDHARTKGSYMDGFRRKQFTTFECSKLAIISGQLETQIDMDEEDLEQFQEFINQCWTHPEPNNYVKLTDVLFYTIGGGMFAYVISRFLPAEGASPPSQSSAPSRGIAGFVLRLVRCPFKIMLSIVKLIPSWAISNNASQSLWALFKRDVLVKTIEMPRSSLGIFGLVPWISLMPFRLVFYSSKFVTTLVMRCSWDLSKYCLVTAGAYVMIPVTAKLCSMAVDRNPTQGRDRIVSDGENRNNWSVAPWRKLPFLFWRHVFDLITQIVFNKSNNG, encoded by the exons atGTGCAGACTGTTGGCAGATTCGAAGGAAGTAATATTGGTGGAAGATATGGACCAG aaaatggCAAATCCAAccgaaagagagagagaaaaggctGTAGCCATCTGTTCGTCAGCATCGAAGTCCAATATCAAGGCTCTCATTACAATGGTTTCTAATACGAAAAACACAACAGTCAAATTCATTCAGCTACCATACAATGATCTAGACAGCTTTCGGCTTTCAAGTGAAGGACTTGATGGTGTGATCCTTTGTCATTCGATCAACAATCGTCGTTTTGCAATCACAGACGTCATGGATGCACTCTATGACAAGTTCTTGCCTCATGTCAAACAAGTTTTCG GAAAAGACAACGTCTGTGTTATTGCACATGACTTTCCATGGCCAATGGGACCAAGAGCCGATGATCATGCGAGGACCAAAGGATCCTACATGGATGGCTTCCGGAGGAAACAATTCACAACCTTCGAGTGTTCCAAACTGGCCATCATCAGTGGTCAGCTGGAAACTCAGATAGACATGGATGAAGAGGATTTGGAACAGTTTCAAGAATTCATCAATCAATGTTGGACCCATCCTGAACCCAACAATTATGTTAAGTTGACAGATGTCTTGTTCTATACCATAGGGGGTGGAATGTTTGCATATGTAATATCCCGGTTTCTCCCTGCTGAAGGAGCTTCTCCTCCTTCACAGAGCAGTGCTCCATCTAGAGGAATAGCAGGTTTTGTTCTAAGGCTTGTTCGTTGTCCTTTCAAGATCATGTTAAGCATCGTTAAGTTGATTCCTTCATGGGCAATTTCTAATAATGCAAGTCAGTCTCTCTGGGCTTTATTCAAGCGGGATGTTCTCGTGAAAACCATTGAGATGCCCAGGTCCTCCTTGGGTATCTTCGGTCTAGTCCCTTGGATTTCTCTCATGCCATTTCGACTGGTTTTCTATTCATCTAAGTTTGTCACCACCTTGGTCATGAGATGTTCCTGGGacctttcaaaatattgtttggTAACAGCAGGTGCATACGTGATGATACCTGTGACAGCCAAACTGTGCTCCATGGCGGTAGATCGAAACCCAACACAAGGAAGAGACAGGATTGTGTCAGATGGTGAGAACCGTAATAATTGGTCTGTGGCACCCTGGCGAAAATTACCATTCTTATTTTGGCGTCATGTTTTTGATCTGATCACTCAGATTGTCTTCAATAAGTCCAATAACGGTTAA
- the LOC121410727 gene encoding uncharacterized protein LOC121410727 — protein MESQSSKPRPVTIGICTSALKSNIEAFINKVKSFPNVAVKFIQLPYNDLDSFRLSSEGLDGVILCHSINNRRFAITDVMDALYDKFLHHVQNKFGKENVCVIAHDFPWPMGPTGSANHTKVKETYMDSFQRNQSTTFKCSKLAIICGSLDKHVEVDETDWKHLQNFVLQCRVTRSWIVHVLSTSLSMIMKVIERYLPCLHRMLMHIYQAAQIVFSPVHDDDLPTVQRSREAQTRIDISCIRIIECILLLLCTPVIIMCMFVDCIFQRIYPNDSVHSLLRSFKKDVINKTLESATHKGLCWNVICIPLNLTYNFCSFIMVKCVDCFGSVCQYLGNKTTTFIGLLMREK, from the exons ATGGAGAGTCAATCATCAAAGCCGAGACCAGTTACGATAGGCATCTGTACATCAGCGTTAAAGTCCAACATCGAGGCTTTTATAAACAAAGTCAAAAGTTTCCCCAATGTAGCAGTTAAATTTATTCAGCTACCATACAATGATCTAGACAGTTTTCGGCTTTCAAGTGAAGGACTTGATGGTGTGATCCTTTGTCATTCTATCAACAATCGTCGTTTTGCAATCACAGACGTCATGGATGCTCTCTATGACAAGTTCTTGCATcatgttcaaaataaatttg GAAAGGAAAACGTGTGTGTTATTGCACATGACTTTCCATGGCCCATGGGGCCAACTGGCTCCGCAAATCACACAAAGGTCAAGGAAACTTATATGGACAGCTTCCAGAGAAATCAGTCTACAACCTTTAAGTGTTCTAAACTGGCCATCATCTGTGGTAGTCTGGATAAACATGTGGAGGTGGATGAAACAGATTGGAAACATCTTCAAAACTTCGTTCTACAATGTCGTGTTACGCGGAGCTGGATTGTCCATGTCTTGTCAACATCTCTAAGTATGATCATGAAGGTAATCGAGAGATATCTCCCTTGCCTCCATCGTATGTTAATGCACATTTACCAGGCCGCTCAAATTGTTTTCAGTCCAGTCCATGATGACGACCTTCCCACAGTTCAGAGATCCAGAGAAGCCCAAACTAGAATCGATATATCATGTATACGAATCATTGAATGTATACTTCTTCTGTTGTGCACTCCTGTCATCATTATGTGCATGTTTGTAGATTGTATTTTTCAGCGGATATACCCTAATGATTCAGTCCATTCACTGTTAAGGTCATTCAAGAAAGATGTTATTAACAAAACCCTAGAATCTGCAACCCACAAAGGTCTGTGCTGGAATGTGATCTGCATACCCTTAAACTTAACTTACAATTTCTGTTCATTCATCATGGTGAAATGCGTAGACTGCTTCGGCTCTGTTTGTCAATATCTTGGAAATAAAACAACCACCTTCATCGGGTTGTTGATGAGAGAAAAGTAG